The sequence CGTGACCTCGTACTCGGTCTTTTCCAACTCGTCGATTCGCTTATAAATCTGCCGCAGTCCTTCCAAATCTTCGGCGTGAAAATACAGGCCTCCGGTGATATCCGCAATTTCACGCAAGGCCTTCTCATCCAACTGATTCCCCTGCACATTCACATAGCGCTTGCCGAACATAGGGTCCTGAATGGGAATACGCGTCATCCCTGCGCGCGCCGCGCCTACCGTGTAAATTTTTATGCCCATGGCAGCGGCAATACGGGCCGCTGTGGGCGGATCGATATTTCCGGAATTATTGGCGCCGTCTGTCAGGAGAATCAGGATCCGGCTCTCTCCCTTGCTCTCGCTCAAACGCGCTGTGGCTGTGGCAATACCCAAACCAATGGCTGTCCCGTCATCAATCAAGCCCACGTGGGTCTGGTCAATCAAATCCAAGAGGGCGTTGTGATCCAAGCTGAGAGGACAGCGCAGCAGCCCGAAGCGCGCAAAGGCCACCAAACCAATCCGGTCCGCCGGCCGCTCTTGCACAAATTCCTTCATCACGGCTTTGGCCGCCTCCACCCGGTTTTGGGGCTCAAAGTCC is a genomic window of Candidatus Omnitrophota bacterium containing:
- a CDS encoding VWA domain-containing protein translates to MIRLAHPWLLLLLPFAAAFLYYLWAGRGLNRASLRFPSLRYLGLESLGEETPRRVQFILRAIVLALLVLAAVRPQFGQSYEEYSTEGVDIMLALDISQSMLAEDFEPQNRVEAAKAVMKEFVQERPADRIGLVAFARFGLLRCPLSLDHNALLDLIDQTHVGLIDDGTAIGLGIATATARLSESKGESRILILLTDGANNSGNIDPPTAARIAAAMGIKIYTVGAARAGMTRIPIQDPMFGKRYVNVQGNQLDEKALREIADITGGLYFHAEDLEGLRQIYKRIDELEKTEYEVTEFSQYNETGPWFLWFAFLVFVTERVLMQTRLRTLP